The following coding sequences lie in one Psychrobacter arenosus genomic window:
- the dnaB gene encoding replicative DNA helicase produces the protein MAETSKTEELLNQQPPHNIDIEKALLASLMSIEEAYDKVSEIVTKDDFYAGRHQHIFSAIAHLASIGEPYDTVMVHDWLDAQKLLKSAGGDTYLSDILSQSPATLFNLTAYAQRVRELSTLRQLITTGNEMLSLAYNPKDQGISDILDNIESKIFYINEQHNKRAEQRGPVDINAVLSNVMETLAELKSNPDGMIGLQTPFIELNNRTQGLQAGDLIIVAARPSMGKTTFAMNLAEGVLFNEDLPVVVFSMEMPAESIVMRLLSSWGAINQTHLRSAQMNEDEWGKMMNAVQHLQQKHLYIDDSTALPPSEMRSRCRRIAKNHDGKLGAIVVDYLQLMKVPSLEGNRVGEISEISRSLKALARELECPVIALSQLNRSLENRPNKRPIMSDLRESGAIEQDADLIMFIYRDEVYNENSDQKGIAEIIIGKQRNGPIGTVRLAFEGQFTRFTNLTPEFYQANSFENDE, from the coding sequence ATGGCCGAGACGAGCAAAACCGAAGAGCTATTAAACCAGCAGCCCCCCCATAATATCGATATTGAAAAAGCGCTCTTAGCTTCTTTGATGAGTATCGAGGAGGCCTATGATAAAGTCTCAGAAATCGTAACCAAAGATGACTTTTATGCCGGGCGTCACCAGCATATCTTTTCGGCTATCGCACATTTAGCGAGTATCGGCGAGCCTTATGATACGGTCATGGTTCACGATTGGTTAGATGCGCAAAAACTGCTCAAATCAGCGGGTGGCGATACCTATTTATCCGATATTCTGAGCCAGAGCCCGGCAACACTATTTAACTTGACGGCTTATGCACAAAGGGTTCGTGAGTTGTCTACTTTACGCCAACTGATTACCACCGGTAATGAAATGCTGAGCTTAGCTTATAACCCGAAAGATCAAGGTATCAGCGATATCCTAGACAATATTGAGTCTAAGATATTTTATATCAATGAGCAGCATAATAAACGCGCGGAGCAGCGCGGGCCTGTTGATATTAATGCTGTCCTATCCAACGTTATGGAGACGCTGGCGGAGCTCAAGTCCAACCCCGATGGCATGATTGGTCTACAGACCCCATTCATCGAGCTTAATAACCGTACCCAAGGTCTGCAAGCGGGCGATTTGATTATTGTGGCGGCCCGTCCTTCTATGGGTAAAACCACTTTTGCGATGAACTTGGCTGAAGGCGTCTTATTCAACGAAGACTTACCGGTCGTGGTTTTCTCTATGGAGATGCCGGCGGAGTCTATTGTGATGCGTTTGCTGTCCTCTTGGGGAGCCATTAACCAGACCCATCTGCGTTCCGCACAAATGAACGAAGACGAATGGGGCAAAATGATGAATGCGGTGCAGCATCTGCAACAAAAACATCTGTATATCGATGATAGTACAGCGCTACCACCATCTGAGATGCGCTCACGTTGCCGCCGTATTGCCAAAAACCATGATGGTAAATTAGGCGCTATCGTCGTCGATTATCTCCAGTTGATGAAGGTGCCAAGTTTAGAGGGCAACCGCGTTGGAGAAATTTCGGAGATTTCACGAAGTCTTAAAGCCCTAGCTCGTGAGCTTGAGTGTCCTGTGATTGCGCTCTCGCAGCTTAACCGCAGTCTAGAGAACCGGCCAAATAAACGCCCTATCATGTCGGATTTGCGTGAATCAGGCGCTATCGAGCAGGATGCGGATTTGATTATGTTTATCTATCGTGATGAAGTTTATAACGAAAACTCTGATCAAAAAGGGATTGCTGAAATCATCATCGGTAAACAGCGTAACGGCCCTATTGGTACGGTACGTCTCGCCTTTGAAGGTCAATTTACCCGTTTTACCAACCTAACCCCTGAATTCTACCAAGCCAACAGCTTTGAGAATGATGAATAA
- the pdxA gene encoding 4-hydroxythreonine-4-phosphate dehydrogenase PdxA has product MSLLSASSNSANLSSTLQSARPPLLITTGEPAGIGMDIVLSLAASGELSSSTQPIWVTADAQALDDRAARLIANGALTQKPTWRVIENTQVAIDSALLCLAPDVSTESAHTADLVIIDVPAANPIQAGVIDVANAAMVAEQLALAHQLAIENKIAAIVTGPLQKSALIEADIRLDDGTMFSGHTEYFMQKSGCDKVVMMLANDAMKVALVTTHLPLRDVPAAITKANVEQTVQIVLDDLRSKFGLTQPKVLVCGLNPHAGEGGHLGMEEIEIINPVLDTFRGQGVDISEAMPADTLFTPRHLADCDAVIAMYHDQGLPVLKSHGFGDTVNLTLGLPYIRTSVDHGTALDLAGTGKASASSLKQALTMAQSMAASR; this is encoded by the coding sequence ATGTCTTTATTATCCGCGTCGTCGAACTCAGCAAATCTATCCTCGACTCTACAGTCTGCTAGGCCACCCTTATTGATTACGACGGGCGAGCCGGCAGGGATAGGTATGGATATCGTGTTGAGCTTAGCGGCTAGTGGCGAGTTGAGCAGTAGCACCCAACCCATCTGGGTTACGGCCGATGCACAGGCATTAGACGACCGCGCAGCAAGGTTAATAGCAAACGGCGCGCTAACTCAGAAACCGACTTGGCGAGTTATTGAAAATACTCAAGTTGCTATTGATAGCGCTTTACTGTGTTTAGCACCCGATGTCTCTACGGAGTCTGCTCATACTGCTGATTTAGTCATCATTGATGTGCCGGCAGCCAACCCAATTCAGGCTGGAGTAATAGATGTGGCTAATGCGGCTATGGTGGCCGAGCAGCTTGCTTTAGCCCACCAGTTGGCGATAGAGAATAAGATAGCGGCTATTGTGACCGGGCCTTTGCAAAAATCCGCGTTGATTGAAGCGGATATTCGTCTCGATGATGGCACTATGTTTAGTGGGCATACCGAATATTTTATGCAAAAGAGTGGCTGTGATAAAGTTGTGATGATGCTCGCCAATGACGCTATGAAAGTCGCTCTCGTGACCACCCACTTACCATTGCGAGACGTGCCGGCGGCCATTACTAAAGCAAATGTAGAGCAGACAGTGCAGATTGTATTGGACGATTTGCGCAGTAAGTTTGGTTTGACGCAGCCTAAAGTTTTAGTGTGTGGGTTAAACCCGCATGCAGGCGAGGGTGGTCACTTGGGCATGGAAGAGATTGAGATTATTAATCCTGTCTTAGATACTTTCCGAGGACAAGGGGTCGATATCTCAGAAGCTATGCCCGCCGATACGTTATTTACGCCTCGACATCTAGCAGATTGTGATGCGGTCATTGCCATGTACCATGACCAAGGCTTGCCAGTATTAAAGTCGCACGGCTTTGGCGATACCGTTAATTTAACCTTAGGTTTGCCTTATATTCGTACTTCGGTCGATCACGGCACGGCATTAGACTTAGCCGGTACAGGAAAAGCGAGTGCCAGTAGCTTAAAGCAAGCGCTCACAATGGCGCAGTCGATGGCGGCGAGTCGCTAA
- the rsmA gene encoding 16S rRNA (adenine(1518)-N(6)/adenine(1519)-N(6))-dimethyltransferase RsmA, which yields MSINPASVRTALKNQHQPRKRFGQNFLHDSSVIRQIVESVRLERSDYLVEIGPGMGALTEPLLAEVDAMTVIELDRDLADSLRIRIGANSHEAFTIIKSNAMTVDYRELHAQVTGIDSTAADAQTAPLADTDKLRIVGNLPYNISTPILFHLLDFADVIKDMHFMLQKEVVERITAEVGSKTYGRLSIIMQYHCDTDYLLTVPRGAFNPPPKVTSAVFRLTPHINKPVQANDEKKFAIIVREAFNHRRKTMRAIFKNSSILPTLTEADFAATDIDPQARPEVLSVAQFVALSNQIGDLEG from the coding sequence ATGAGTATAAATCCAGCTTCCGTTCGCACGGCTCTAAAAAACCAACACCAACCGCGTAAACGCTTTGGTCAAAACTTCCTGCATGACAGTAGCGTTATTCGGCAAATCGTAGAGAGTGTCCGTTTAGAGCGCAGTGACTATTTGGTAGAAATCGGCCCAGGTATGGGGGCATTGACTGAGCCTTTATTGGCGGAAGTAGATGCTATGACGGTCATCGAGTTAGACCGTGATTTAGCGGACAGCTTGCGTATCCGTATTGGTGCCAACAGTCATGAAGCGTTTACTATTATCAAAAGTAACGCTATGACGGTCGATTATCGTGAGCTACATGCGCAAGTGACTGGTATTGATTCCACTGCAGCGGATGCGCAGACAGCCCCGCTAGCGGATACCGATAAACTGCGTATCGTGGGTAACCTACCGTATAACATCTCAACGCCTATCTTATTCCATCTGCTCGACTTCGCTGATGTGATTAAAGACATGCACTTTATGTTGCAAAAAGAAGTGGTTGAGCGCATCACCGCTGAGGTAGGCAGCAAGACTTACGGTCGTCTGTCAATCATTATGCAGTATCACTGCGATACCGATTATTTACTGACAGTACCAAGAGGGGCGTTTAATCCGCCACCTAAAGTGACTAGCGCTGTCTTCCGGTTGACGCCGCATATCAATAAGCCCGTACAAGCAAACGATGAAAAGAAATTTGCCATTATCGTGCGAGAGGCCTTTAACCATCGTCGTAAGACCATGCGCGCCATCTTTAAAAATTCGTCTATTTTGCCTACCTTGACCGAGGCAGATTTTGCGGCCACAGATATCGATCCGCAAGCCCGTCCTGAAGTCTTAAGCGTGGCGCAATTCGTCGCTTTAAGCAATCAGATTGGGGACTTAGAAGGCTAG
- a CDS encoding symmetrical bis(5'-nucleosyl)-tetraphosphatase, which translates to MSYRHQYVIGDLQGCYAAFLKLLKTLDFDPKQDKLWFAGDLVARGEDSLHTLRDVKALCEQGAAATVLGNHDLNLLAVWRGATEIKKKDKTAPIFAADDCDELLNWLRRQPILAFPDKHTVLVHAGIPPHWRIRQARGYARELEAQLQSSLMQLDRLLPNLYSKTADDWSEDLHGYTRMRAIANYFTRMRLCKADGSLEFSFKSSLDDHMPADFRPWFEWQVPRRRKILFGHWAALKGEVDLPYARALDGGCVWGGSLLAYRLADGKVIESSAKCD; encoded by the coding sequence ATGAGCTATCGCCACCAATATGTGATTGGAGACTTGCAAGGGTGCTATGCCGCATTCTTAAAGCTACTAAAAACGCTAGATTTTGACCCCAAACAAGATAAGTTGTGGTTTGCGGGGGATTTGGTGGCGCGCGGCGAGGACTCCTTGCATACCTTACGCGATGTCAAAGCGCTATGTGAACAAGGGGCTGCTGCGACAGTATTGGGCAATCACGACCTTAATCTACTAGCCGTGTGGCGCGGGGCTACGGAGATCAAGAAGAAAGATAAGACCGCGCCTATATTTGCCGCAGACGATTGCGATGAGTTGCTAAATTGGCTGCGTCGTCAGCCCATTCTAGCTTTTCCGGATAAGCATACCGTCTTGGTGCACGCGGGCATCCCACCACATTGGCGTATCCGGCAAGCTCGCGGTTATGCCCGTGAGTTAGAGGCACAGTTGCAAAGCAGTCTGATGCAATTGGATCGCCTATTGCCAAATTTATATAGCAAAACTGCAGATGACTGGAGTGAAGACTTGCATGGCTATACTCGGATGCGAGCGATTGCGAATTACTTTACCCGGATGCGCTTATGTAAAGCGGATGGTAGCCTAGAATTTTCCTTTAAATCAAGTTTAGATGATCATATGCCTGCGGATTTCCGACCTTGGTTTGAGTGGCAAGTCCCTAGACGCCGTAAAATTTTATTTGGTCATTGGGCGGCATTAAAAGGTGAGGTGGATCTGCCCTATGCTAGAGCTTTGGATGGCGGTTGTGTCTGGGGCGGCAGCTTACTGGCGTATCGATTAGCCGATGGTAAGGTGATTGAGTCTTCTGCCAAATGTGATTAA
- a CDS encoding site-specific recombinase, translating to MSELKRILQQITALSEVPEPSVLKKLIDTLRADEGDAAKSIEVANENIQALITLLQTHPEYGSGLAAFILKLLNQYQQISLFTETGILSDQGFMTSLNRLIGHRFLPILPQDDSVVELVDYLFDHRHDKRWLMGINEQLWDTLVNLITVDAAHADLVATAKNNLLNAMVILSYRITGIGLHPELMSAYPQILGYSAAFVAQNQEAVLFVNQYRQAHELDSLQDVTPEQAISTAPLMVMIEQCEDIVTTIRKRIYKTGISIRMTNMMLRLEQSLRRMRILCELLADNHKNRDRAIVELTATIISSSKRRYSIGYLINNNTKLLSRKITENASRVGEHYISTNKAGYRNMFKKASIGGFVIAFMATLKILSYSLILAPIGRAFVNSMIYGLGFVFIHIIHGTVATKQPAMTAAAIASTISDGSGKKTKQLNKLSELIVDILRTQFVAIMGNVLIAMPVALLISLLWLQFGGEPMIGVDKAEHLLHDLDPFHSLALPHAAIAGVFLFLSGLIAGYYDNLALYNHIGARIVRHKTLKRILPKPWLERLGQFIETNLGAIMGNFLFGVFLGSTATIGFIFGLPIDIRHIAFASANFAHGLINMPADLVTVNLVLISLLGVALIGLVNLLVSFSLALIVALRSKEVQFSEWGRLAKLLFTHLWTNPKDFVLPRAEPMKYAAIDSQGQMIFEEVNNKKGGKPLPTNYVIRRLSQVKVMPAANQPKESKAPTEGMDENKTMVLDDGLMDTPMPPDTSDSDDKTANAKISLPKPSKPPKLPS from the coding sequence TTGTCAGAATTAAAACGCATTTTGCAGCAAATTACGGCACTCAGTGAAGTCCCAGAACCTTCAGTATTAAAAAAACTGATAGACACGCTCAGAGCTGATGAAGGTGACGCTGCTAAGTCCATTGAAGTGGCTAATGAGAATATTCAAGCGCTCATTACTTTATTGCAAACTCATCCTGAGTACGGCTCAGGACTCGCCGCTTTTATTCTAAAATTGCTGAACCAGTATCAGCAAATTTCTTTATTTACCGAAACTGGCATTTTGTCTGATCAAGGCTTTATGACCAGTTTAAACCGTTTGATTGGTCATCGGTTTTTACCGATATTGCCACAGGATGATTCGGTGGTTGAGCTGGTCGACTATTTGTTCGATCACCGTCATGATAAGCGTTGGCTTATGGGCATTAATGAACAGCTTTGGGACACGCTAGTCAATCTGATTACCGTCGATGCCGCTCACGCTGATTTGGTAGCCACGGCTAAAAACAACTTGTTGAATGCCATGGTGATCCTGTCCTATCGCATCACTGGTATTGGTTTGCATCCTGAATTAATGAGTGCTTATCCACAAATACTGGGCTACTCAGCGGCCTTTGTCGCGCAAAACCAAGAAGCAGTACTGTTCGTCAATCAATATCGCCAAGCGCATGAGTTAGATAGCTTGCAAGACGTTACGCCAGAACAAGCCATCTCCACGGCCCCGCTCATGGTCATGATCGAACAGTGTGAAGATATCGTGACCACTATTCGCAAACGCATCTATAAGACGGGCATCTCTATTCGCATGACCAATATGATGCTGCGCCTTGAGCAAAGTTTAAGACGCATGCGTATTTTATGCGAGCTGCTAGCGGACAATCATAAAAATCGTGACCGAGCTATCGTTGAGCTGACCGCCACGATCATTAGCAGCAGCAAACGCCGTTATAGTATTGGCTATTTGATTAATAACAATACGAAACTGCTATCACGTAAAATTACTGAAAACGCCAGCCGTGTGGGTGAGCACTATATCAGCACCAACAAAGCTGGCTATAGAAATATGTTTAAAAAAGCCTCGATTGGCGGCTTTGTTATTGCCTTTATGGCCACCTTAAAGATTCTGTCTTACAGCTTAATCTTAGCGCCTATCGGGCGAGCGTTCGTCAACAGCATGATTTATGGTTTGGGCTTCGTCTTTATTCATATCATTCATGGTACGGTAGCAACCAAGCAGCCCGCCATGACCGCTGCCGCTATCGCCTCCACTATTTCTGATGGCTCCGGTAAAAAGACCAAACAGCTCAATAAATTGTCCGAGCTGATAGTTGATATTCTACGCACCCAGTTCGTGGCTATTATGGGTAACGTACTCATAGCCATGCCGGTCGCCCTACTCATCTCTTTATTGTGGTTGCAATTCGGTGGTGAGCCCATGATTGGGGTCGATAAAGCCGAGCACCTCTTGCATGACCTAGATCCTTTTCACTCGCTAGCCCTGCCCCATGCCGCTATTGCCGGTGTGTTCCTGTTCTTATCAGGATTGATTGCAGGCTACTATGATAACTTAGCGCTATACAACCATATTGGTGCGCGCATTGTCCGTCATAAGACCCTGAAACGTATCCTACCGAAGCCTTGGTTAGAGCGTCTAGGCCAGTTTATTGAGACCAATCTCGGCGCTATTATGGGGAACTTCCTATTCGGCGTATTCTTAGGCAGCACAGCGACGATTGGCTTTATTTTTGGCTTACCTATCGATATCCGCCATATTGCCTTTGCTTCGGCCAACTTTGCGCACGGGCTAATCAATATGCCAGCGGATTTAGTGACGGTTAACCTCGTATTAATCTCGCTATTGGGCGTAGCGCTCATTGGCTTGGTCAACCTACTGGTAAGCTTTTCTTTAGCGCTTATCGTGGCCCTGCGCTCCAAAGAAGTTCAGTTTAGTGAGTGGGGTCGCTTAGCTAAGCTACTATTTACGCATTTATGGACCAATCCTAAAGACTTTGTCTTACCGCGTGCTGAACCGATGAAATACGCCGCTATCGACAGCCAAGGTCAGATGATTTTTGAAGAGGTTAATAATAAGAAAGGCGGCAAGCCGTTACCGACGAACTATGTCATTCGTCGCCTCTCGCAAGTTAAAGTCATGCCAGCAGCCAATCAGCCAAAGGAAAGCAAAGCACCGACTGAAGGCATGGATGAGAACAAGACAATGGTGTTAGATGATGGCTTAATGGATACTCCGATGCCGCCAGATACTTCTGACAGTGATGATAAGACCGCGAATGCGAAGATTTCTTTACCGAAGCCTAGCAAACCGCCCAAGCTGCCTAGTTAA
- a CDS encoding acyl-CoA dehydrogenase C-terminal domain-containing protein, with protein MAVYNAPLDDMRFILNDVFKAENFWQNNENLAHVDLDTVNMILEEMAKLSKNVLLPLNRTGDEEGATYQGDGVVTTPAGFKEAYKQYAESGWIGLGGDPEYGGQGFPKMVTMLTEEMVFTTNQSFALYPNLTVGATLCMLASASEEQKQTYLERMYSGEWSGTMCLTEPHAGTDLGIIKTKAVPNDDGSYKISGTKIFITGGEHDLTDNIIHLVLAKTPNAPEGSKGISLFLVPKFMVNEDGSLGERNTLSAGSIEHKMGIKGSATCVMNFDEAKGWMIGEENTGLASMFVMMNYERVTMGLQGLGGTELAYQNAALYANDRGQGRSDTQLQSPEKPADAIVHHADVRRMLLNARANSEASRCFAMYVAKNLDEQKFSTDPEAAKAAAARVALLTPIAKAFLTDKALEATVDCQQVFGGHGYIREWGMEQIVRDTRIAQIYEGANGIQALDLLGRKIARNEGKYMQNFLAEIRDFVANMQADHAIKQATLDAADTIEELTKTVMANIGQRKNEINGCAVDYLHATGYLCYSYMFAMMVEAANGKEGDFYTNKAKLANFFVGRILPRIDAHAQMVKAGSDPMMDFELSYFEVPAS; from the coding sequence ATGGCAGTTTATAACGCTCCATTAGACGATATGCGCTTTATCCTCAATGATGTATTCAAGGCTGAGAATTTTTGGCAGAATAACGAAAATCTAGCTCACGTTGATCTCGATACGGTCAATATGATCTTAGAAGAGATGGCTAAGCTGTCTAAAAACGTCCTATTGCCGCTGAACCGCACAGGCGATGAAGAAGGTGCAACTTATCAAGGCGATGGCGTGGTCACTACCCCTGCCGGTTTTAAAGAAGCTTATAAGCAGTACGCTGAGTCTGGTTGGATTGGTCTAGGCGGCGATCCTGAATACGGTGGTCAAGGCTTCCCAAAAATGGTCACTATGTTGACCGAAGAGATGGTATTCACTACCAACCAATCTTTTGCGCTATACCCTAACCTAACGGTTGGTGCGACTTTATGTATGCTAGCTTCTGCCTCAGAAGAGCAAAAGCAAACTTATTTGGAAAGAATGTATAGCGGTGAATGGTCAGGCACTATGTGTCTAACTGAGCCGCATGCCGGTACCGATTTAGGTATCATCAAGACTAAAGCTGTGCCTAATGATGATGGCAGCTATAAAATCTCTGGTACTAAAATCTTCATCACCGGTGGTGAGCATGACTTAACGGATAACATTATCCATTTGGTCTTAGCAAAAACTCCGAATGCGCCAGAAGGCTCAAAAGGGATTTCTCTATTCCTAGTGCCTAAATTTATGGTCAATGAAGACGGCAGCTTAGGCGAGCGTAACACCCTATCTGCCGGTTCTATTGAGCATAAAATGGGTATCAAAGGGTCAGCGACTTGTGTCATGAACTTTGATGAAGCCAAAGGTTGGATGATTGGCGAAGAGAATACGGGCCTGGCCTCTATGTTCGTCATGATGAACTACGAGCGCGTCACCATGGGCTTGCAGGGTCTGGGTGGTACTGAGCTTGCTTATCAAAACGCTGCCCTCTATGCTAATGACCGTGGTCAAGGCCGTAGTGACACGCAATTGCAGAGCCCTGAAAAGCCAGCCGATGCTATCGTACACCACGCTGATGTGCGCCGTATGCTATTGAACGCGCGTGCTAACTCTGAAGCGTCACGCTGCTTTGCTATGTATGTCGCCAAGAATCTCGATGAGCAGAAATTCAGTACGGATCCAGAAGCCGCTAAAGCTGCTGCAGCTCGTGTAGCACTATTGACGCCTATCGCTAAAGCTTTCTTGACTGATAAAGCGCTTGAAGCTACTGTTGATTGCCAGCAAGTCTTTGGTGGTCATGGCTATATCCGTGAATGGGGTATGGAGCAGATCGTCCGTGATACTCGTATCGCTCAGATTTATGAAGGCGCAAACGGTATCCAGGCGCTAGACTTGCTAGGTCGTAAGATTGCCCGTAATGAAGGCAAATACATGCAGAATTTCTTAGCTGAAATTCGTGATTTTGTCGCTAATATGCAAGCGGACCATGCTATCAAGCAAGCGACGTTAGATGCAGCAGATACTATCGAAGAGCTGACCAAAACCGTTATGGCCAATATCGGACAGCGTAAAAATGAAATCAATGGTTGTGCGGTAGATTATCTGCATGCTACGGGTTACTTATGCTACTCGTATATGTTTGCTATGATGGTGGAAGCAGCCAATGGTAAAGAAGGTGATTTCTATACCAATAAGGCTAAACTTGCTAACTTCTTCGTAGGTCGTATCTTGCCACGTATTGACGCGCATGCGCAGATGGTTAAAGCGGGCAGTGATCCTATGATGGACTTTGAATTGTCTTATTTCGAAGTGCCAGCGAGCTAA
- a CDS encoding acyl-CoA dehydrogenase C-terminal domain-containing protein → MQYKAPLRDTKFVMHELLDSAAHYQTIPAFTHVEQDIIDSYLETAASFAENELSPLNMSGDAEGCHFNDGVVTTPKGFREAYKQYCELGFTSLTAEEEFGGQGMPTSLNSAVNEFMGTANWSFSMYPGLSEGAISTLEHHGTDEQKIQYLPKLVSGEWSGVMCLTEPQCGSDLNLVRTKADPNGDGTYSIKGNKIWISAGEHDMSDNIIHIVLARLPDAPAGTKGLSLFIVPKFMVNEDGSLGERNGVSCGSIEHKMGIKASATCVMNYDGAKGFLIGPENRGLNCMFTFMNVARIGTAVQGVTASEYAFQGALPFAKERLALRALGGAKFPEKPADPIIVHPAVRDMLLTTKAFAEGGRALVCYMSQFADIVAKGEGDALAYADQMLSFLTPIGKAFLTETGFESAKHGVQVLGGSGFCTEYGLEQNIRDTTIACIYEGTTQIQSLDLLGRKVLGSQGKLLANFSKVVHKFCQANQDNADMAQFIAPLAELNKEWGELTQRIGAQAMQNPEAVGAAAVDYMYFSGYVTLAYLWARMALVAQQALAGDTTETGFYDAKVKTAKFYFSKILPRTRTHVARIDAGHAPFMDMDVDQFVF, encoded by the coding sequence ATGCAATATAAAGCCCCTTTACGTGATACTAAATTTGTTATGCACGAGCTCTTAGACAGCGCGGCTCATTACCAAACTATTCCTGCTTTTACTCATGTTGAACAAGACATTATCGACAGCTATTTAGAGACCGCAGCCAGCTTTGCTGAAAATGAACTGTCACCATTGAATATGTCTGGTGATGCAGAAGGCTGTCATTTCAATGATGGTGTGGTCACGACGCCAAAAGGGTTTAGAGAAGCTTATAAGCAATATTGCGAGCTTGGGTTTACTTCCTTAACGGCTGAAGAAGAGTTTGGCGGTCAAGGCATGCCTACTTCATTGAACTCAGCAGTAAACGAGTTTATGGGCACAGCCAACTGGTCATTCTCTATGTACCCTGGTTTGTCTGAAGGCGCTATCTCTACGCTAGAGCATCATGGTACGGATGAGCAAAAAATCCAGTATCTGCCTAAGTTGGTCAGCGGTGAATGGTCAGGCGTTATGTGCTTGACGGAGCCACAGTGTGGTTCAGACTTAAACCTAGTCCGTACCAAAGCCGATCCTAATGGCGATGGCACTTATAGCATCAAAGGCAACAAGATTTGGATTTCAGCTGGCGAGCACGACATGTCAGACAACATTATCCATATCGTCTTAGCCCGCCTACCGGATGCTCCTGCTGGTACTAAAGGCCTGTCATTATTCATCGTACCTAAATTTATGGTCAACGAAGATGGTAGCCTCGGTGAGCGTAATGGCGTCTCTTGTGGCTCTATCGAGCACAAAATGGGCATTAAAGCCTCGGCTACTTGCGTGATGAACTATGACGGCGCTAAAGGCTTTTTGATTGGACCTGAAAACCGCGGTCTTAACTGCATGTTTACCTTCATGAACGTAGCGCGTATCGGTACTGCTGTCCAAGGCGTGACTGCTTCAGAATACGCTTTCCAAGGCGCCTTACCGTTTGCCAAAGAGCGTTTAGCTTTACGTGCGTTAGGCGGTGCTAAGTTCCCTGAAAAGCCTGCTGATCCTATCATCGTCCACCCTGCGGTTCGTGATATGTTATTGACCACTAAAGCTTTTGCAGAAGGTGGCCGTGCCCTAGTTTGCTATATGTCACAGTTTGCAGACATCGTAGCCAAAGGCGAAGGCGATGCTTTAGCTTATGCGGATCAAATGCTGTCTTTCCTAACGCCAATCGGTAAAGCTTTCTTAACTGAGACTGGTTTTGAGTCGGCTAAACACGGCGTGCAAGTCTTAGGTGGTAGCGGCTTCTGTACCGAATATGGTCTTGAGCAAAACATCCGTGATACGACGATTGCTTGTATCTACGAAGGCACTACACAGATTCAATCTTTAGACTTATTGGGTCGTAAAGTATTGGGCTCACAAGGTAAACTACTGGCTAACTTTAGCAAAGTTGTCCATAAATTCTGCCAAGCCAACCAAGACAATGCGGATATGGCACAATTTATCGCGCCTTTAGCTGAGTTGAATAAAGAATGGGGTGAGTTAACGCAACGTATCGGTGCTCAAGCGATGCAAAACCCAGAAGCCGTTGGCGCTGCTGCTGTGGACTACATGTATTTCAGCGGTTATGTGACCCTAGCCTACCTATGGGCCCGTATGGCATTAGTAGCGCAACAAGCGCTAGCGGGCGACACTACTGAAACGGGTTTCTACGATGCTAAAGTTAAAACGGCTAAGTTCTACTTTAGCAAAATTTTACCGCGTACCCGCACGCACGTAGCCCGTATCGATGCAGGTCACGCCCCATTTATGGACATGGACGTAGACCAGTTCGTCTTCTAA
- a CDS encoding SH3 domain-containing protein, which translates to MHGTFPYDLDFKEGDEIKILGFLLKGMMGEAIPPQIKQVKIIKKVAAKAITA; encoded by the coding sequence TTGCATGGAACTTTTCCTTATGATTTGGATTTTAAAGAAGGAGATGAGATTAAAATTCTTGGGTTTTTATTAAAGGGCATGATGGGTGAGGCAATACCGCCTCAAATCAAACAAGTCAAAATAATTAAGAAGGTAGCCGCGAAAGCTATCACCGCTTAG